The genomic segment TTGGGGTGCTGATAGGGCTCGAGGCCAATACCATGCCCTCCAAACAAGTAGCCACCGATTTCTTTCATTATGCAACCGCAGCTTTGTGCGTACTCATTCATCGCCTGGAGGACGTCATCCATACACACACCCGGCCTGATCATCTTGTCCATCACCTCATTGACCCCTAGCCGGCAACCGTAGAGTTTCTCTTCGTCCTTCGTCGGCGCTCGGCCCAAGAAAATCCCCCGATTGATGTCGGAGCCGTACCGTCTGTACTTGCAACCAAGGTCCAGGTGAACAAAGCCTTTTTCGATCTTGCGATCCAACGCATCGTTGCTCAACAGATTGGGACCTTGGCCAACGGACATAACTTGAGCATGCGTAATCTTATCCGCACCCTCTTCGAGCATGAACGTGCTTACCCTCCTGGCCACATCCACTTCGCGCATACCGATGTCGATCTCCTCGTAGATTCGTTCCATAGCTCTGGCTGCAGCAGCCACCGCCACCCTCATCCGCTCGATTTCAAGTGTTGACTTGATGGCCGTAATCTTCCAGATGGTTGTAGTTGCATCAACCAACTCAGCACCCAGCTCATTGATGATCCGTTTTTTCAGTTCCCAGAATTTGATGGG from the Candidatus Obscuribacterales bacterium genome contains:
- a CDS encoding M24 family metallopeptidase; the protein is MARKQVKRTTGPLYPEHPLSEHQHRLKRARKIMKEDRLDALVFSRNVNVFYATGSRFVFVGFDAPLALAPQSAAIFTQDADIYCQRFGPFDSDAVGLHTTVSESMEFYDDELELVNILSDYGIGKGHRIGIEWGPGLCTGINPIKFWELKKRIINELGAELVDATTTIWKITAIKSTLEIERMRVAVAAAARAMERIYEEIDIGMREVDVARRVSTFMLEEGADKITHAQVMSVGQGPNLLSNDALDRKIEKGFVHLDLGCKYRRYGSDINRGIFLGRAPTKDEEKLYGCRLGVNEVMDKMIRPGVCMDDVLQAMNEYAQSCGCIMKEIGGYLFGGHGIGLEPYQHP